Part of the Vagococcus jeotgali genome, CATCTGACCATGGGCATAAGACACTCTAGCATCTGGAATCAGAGCTTTCAATTCGTCTACCTTTTGTTCAATCGTATCTACCCTATTATGTAAATAAAAAATTTGGCCTCCCCGAGCAATCTCCCTTTCACTCGCTTCACGAATAGCTCCTGGATTTTTTTCCATCACATAAGTTTGTACAGGATAACGGTTAGCTGGCGGGGTTTCAATGACGGATAAGTCTCTTACTCCTAGCATAGACATATGTAAGGTTCTTGGAATGGGAGTTGCAGTTAGCGTTAGTACATCGACTTGAGAGCGTAGTTGTTTTAGTCGTTCTTTATGTTTGACACCAAAACGTTGTTCCTCATCAATAATTAGTAAACCTAAATCCATAAAGACCACATCTTTTGATAAAATACGGTGTGTTCCAACCACAATATCAATTTGTCCTTTTTTAAGTCCTTCTAAAGTCTCTTCTTGTTGCTTCTTCGTTCTAAAACGACTTAACACCCCCACGTTTACAGGAAAGTTTTTAAACCGGTCTACCATTGTTTCATAATGCTGTTGAGCTAAAATGGTTGTTGGAACTAAAAAGGCTACTTGCTTACCATCTCTAACAGCTTTAAAAGCTGCCCTAATAGCTACCTCCGTTTTACCATATCCGACATCTCCAACTAGCAATCTATCCATTGGACGATCTTTTTCCATGTCTTTTTTCAACTCTTGAATACTTCTTAGTTGATCGTCTGTCTCTGAATAAGGAAATGAGTCCTCAAATTCTTGCTGATAATCATCATCTACTGAGAAGGCATATCCTTTTTCTGCCTCACGCTCAGCGTATAATTGGATCAAATCATCTGCAATGTCTTCAACTTTTGCTGATACTTTTTGTTTTGTTTTAGTCCACTCTGATCCACCTAATTTATTAATTCGTGGTGTCTTTGATTCTGAGGCGACATATTTTTGAATCAGGTCAAGTTGTGTCACGGGAATAAATAATTTATCATTATTTTGATATAAAATCGTCATATAATCTTGGTGAACACCACCACTAAGTAAGGTTTCCATTCCAATATACTTACCAATACCATGATTTTCATGAACCACGTAATCTCCAGGACTTAGCTCATTGTAGCTTTTCAGTCTTTCAGCGTTTGAGATAGTTTGTTTTCTGGCTTTACGTTTGCTTTTTGTATGTAGAATTTCTTTTTCTAAAATAACAACTAGCCCGTCACTAGGCAATTCAAACCCTGACTCTAAAGAACCTACTTGAATTTGCGTGCGCCCAGTAATCAAAGTATTGGTATCATTAACAACAACAGGAATCCCCTCATCAATAAACAAACTCTCAATTTTACGAGTTCGGTGCTCATCTTCAACTAAGATTAATACCGTAGCACCTTGCTTAATCCAACGAGTTATTTCAACTTTAAGTAAAGGAAGTTGTCCGAAAAATTGTTGCATCCCACGATACTCAAAAGGATGAATACTTTGAAACTTTAAATTTCCCATACCTTTTTGAAAAAGAGAAAAGTAAGTTTTGTGTTGGGGAGCTTTTTTTAGTATTTGTCTAAAATCCCCACCTAAAGTTAAATCAGCTAAAATTTGATTTTCAACTAATTTTCCTGTCAACCATTCCCCTTCTTCTCTTAGTAACTCCCGCTCGGATTCCATCATTCGGCTATAATCATCAATCAGTAGGATATCTCTTTCAGACAAATAATCTGTTATAAAATGTTTATCTTGATAAAACAAATCCATATATTGAGGTAAATCATCAGTCCTCTCACCTGCTTGCCACTGTGAAATAGTATAGTCCCTATAAGCTTGTAAGTGATCCTTCTCTTCTCCAGGGCTCATACCATTAATGATATCTGTCAACTTAATATCAATTATCTCTGATCCTGTTGAGAGTTCACTTTGAGTTAAAATTTGATCAGTAGCAGGTGGTATAACAATACCTTTAACCGTATCTTTTGAGCGCTGTGTCTCCACGTCAAAAAGACGAATTGAATCTATTTCATCGTC contains:
- the mfd gene encoding transcription-repair coupling factor; the protein is MYLNQGLVKRVNQDKSVISWLEKLDTDKSQLITGLSGSAKSIVMATTLQRGHKTIIVTPNLYYANKVIDDLQKIVEEDYLHFFPVDEVAAVELSFSSPEAIADRIDSLMFLSNKEPGVLVLPLAGFRRFLPSPKLWQDSLLSLETGETIEVAKLPEKLVFLGYQREQKIGKPGEFSIRGSIIDIYPLTNEYPVRIDLFDDEIDSIRLFDVETQRSKDTVKGIVIPPATDQILTQSELSTGSEIIDIKLTDIINGMSPGEEKDHLQAYRDYTISQWQAGERTDDLPQYMDLFYQDKHFITDYLSERDILLIDDYSRMMESERELLREEGEWLTGKLVENQILADLTLGGDFRQILKKAPQHKTYFSLFQKGMGNLKFQSIHPFEYRGMQQFFGQLPLLKVEITRWIKQGATVLILVEDEHRTRKIESLFIDEGIPVVVNDTNTLITGRTQIQVGSLESGFELPSDGLVVILEKEILHTKSKRKARKQTISNAERLKSYNELSPGDYVVHENHGIGKYIGMETLLSGGVHQDYMTILYQNNDKLFIPVTQLDLIQKYVASESKTPRINKLGGSEWTKTKQKVSAKVEDIADDLIQLYAEREAEKGYAFSVDDDYQQEFEDSFPYSETDDQLRSIQELKKDMEKDRPMDRLLVGDVGYGKTEVAIRAAFKAVRDGKQVAFLVPTTILAQQHYETMVDRFKNFPVNVGVLSRFRTKKQQEETLEGLKKGQIDIVVGTHRILSKDVVFMDLGLLIIDEEQRFGVKHKERLKQLRSQVDVLTLTATPIPRTLHMSMLGVRDLSVIETPPANRYPVQTYVMEKNPGAIREASEREIARGGQIFYLHNRVDTIEQKVDELKALIPDARVSYAHGQMTEVQLENVLLEFINGEYDILVTTTIIETGVDIPNVNTLFVENADHMGLSQLYQLRGRVGRSNRIAYAYFMYEPMKVLNEVSEKRLQAIKDFTELGSGFKIAMRDLSIRGAGNLLGAQQHGFIDSVGFDMYTHMLTEAVKRKQGIKQQDAKTVAEIDLGIDAYIPVDYIEDERQKIEIYKRIRQIETQEMHDEIDEDLIDRFGEYPDEVANLLTVGLIKANADYALVEKIHCVQDKLIIDLSKQGQSTYTMEQIFRALSATNLKASINTDDGLSVVLTVPKQMNVGTWLHEVSEFIFSLRQERYTKLTKEETPHE